The following nucleotide sequence is from Nautilia sp. PV-1.
CAGGGATGAGTATTATTCCCAGGCCGTTTATAAAACAAGCAAACCTGAATTTTATGAATATAAAGGAGCGTTTGAGCTTCCGGAAACAATCACCCCTACCAAGCTCAAAACGCTGCTTGAGTGTCCTATGAAATATTATTTTTCGTATGTATTAAACATTAAAAACGATGAGGATAAAGATTATTTCGGAAGCAGACTGCATAACGCACTGCAGATTGTTTTAAAAACACAGCCCGGTTCTGCGGAAGAGTATTTCTCACGTATAATGTCGGAACTTTTGAAAAACTGTTCTAAAAGAGAGTATTTTGAAATTAAATCGGAGTGGGAGGATAAAATAAAAAAATTCGCCTATATAGATTTTGAAGAACTGACAAAACCTGCGCAGTGCGAAATACAGCTTCCTTCCGGAAAATATAAAAATTTCATCATTCAGGCAAGGGCCGACAGGGTCATAGGAAATAAAATTTATGATTATAAAACTTCTAAAAAACAGGATTATTTGAAAGATTTAACGCAGGCAGAAGTATATAAATATCTGATGCCTGAGAGCGAAATATATTATTGGGACATATACAACGTAAAACTCATAAAAGTGGATCCGGATATTAAAAGTCTTGAAAAAAAGCTTGATTCTATATCAGGAGAGATTAAAAGAAGCGAAGAGAAAGATATGTGTAAATTCTGTGATTACAGATTTGCCTGTTTACACTTTGAATCTTGACACTTCTTTATAAAGTTTGCTGAATGCGGATTTTAGCATATCCGTAATTTTTGAAATCGATTTTGCTATTGAAACGTTTTGTGTGGAAATATCGGTAAGTTTTTCAGTGTGGGTCATGAGCTGTTTTGCTTCAAACGCCATGATGGTAACGTTCTTAGTAGCGTCTTTGGCATATAATATATTATCTTTATTCATCTGCAGGATTTGCTCCAGCTGTGTGGTGATTTCGTTAGTATGAGAGGCTAAAACATTCATTTTTTCAGAGTTATTGTTGATTTCATTTGAGGTTAAATCAATGGTTTGAGTAATGTTTTTGATAATGGTTTCTATATTTACCAGAGAATTAGCGCTTTCTTCCGCCAGTTTTCTGACTTCATCCGCAACTACCGCAAACCCTCTTCCGTGTTCTCCCGCTCTGGCAGCCTCTATAGCCGCATTTAGCGCAAGAAGCTCGGTCTGTTCGGTAATACTTGAAATTATCTGTAAAACGTTTTTTATTTCTTCGGTTTGAGAGTTCAGATTGTGAAGGAGGTTGTTTAGTTCCTGCTCTTTTGAATTTATTTTCATAATTTCATCTGTTGTTTTGATTAAAGAATTGCTGAAATTTTCTAAAAAGTCGGCTGTTTTTATTAACGTATCTGTAGTTGAAGCTACTGATGCTTCCGTTTTGTCAAGATGCTGTGCCAGCGTATTGGATATTTTTGAAATTTCGCTTGCTTCCACGTCTGTCTGGTGTATTGTGCTTTTTAGCTGTTTTACAATATTTTCCAGTTCTTTTGTATTATTTGACACAATAGAACTTGTGTTTTTTATGTCGATAATCACTTCTCTTACGTTTGAAATAAATTTGTTTATATAATCGGCGGCCTGTTTGATTTCATTGTGCTGTTTAATACTGATCTGTTTTGTTAAATCACCGTCCCCTTCGCTTAGTTCTTTTGAAATAGAAATGTATTCCTGGATAGGGTTTATTACGTAATATTTTAAAAGATAATATGCAGCCACCTGAATAACTATGGCGATTATAAGATGTTCAAAAGCCGTGGAGATGAAATCGCCGGGATATTCGAAATATGTGTACAATAAAAGAATAAAACTCGTTAAGAGGTTGATTCCAAGCAGTTTTAGGTTAAAGTCTTTGACGATAGAATGCATCAGATCTTCCTTATTTTAAATTTTTGTGTAAGTTTTAAAGCGTCTAAAAGTTCATAAAGCGTATTATCGTAAACATTTATCATAATTGCAACCCCTTTGTCGTGAAGTCTTAAAAGTTCCCCTATAATACTTGAAGGAAGTGAAAAAGATTTAATATTTAATATGATTTGAGGTTCGTTTTCTTTGGAAGTCAGAATCTGTAACAGTTTCTCAACGTCAGAAATTGTTACTACAGGAGAATTTATATTTATTTCGTTTCCGTTTATTTCTATTTTCATTGTTTAACCTTTAAGAAGATTTTAATTGCCGTTCCGTTTTCGTTAAAAAACAGTCCGTAGGAGAGGTGCTTTATGATTTTAATCCCCCTCCCGTGATATTTTTTGTAAAATGCGTCTTTTATTGTCTGAACATCGAACCCTTTTGTTGTGTCTTCGTATTCGATTTTCAGCCAATTTTCATTTTTGCTTAATTTAATTTTAGCGAAAAATTTTTTGTTTTCATCATTTTTAAGCTTCTTTTTTTTATGTTTCGGAATATCTTTGTTTTCAATATTTAAGATACCGTATTCGTATGTATTAGTGAGTATTTCGTGTAATATCAGATGAATCTGTTCAATCAGCGGGATATTTTGGGATATCAGTTTTTCAAGAAAATGATCGATTGCATTTTTATTTAATTCCAGCGTATCTTCAAAAAGAGTTTGAAATCCGTTTTTCTCTTTCGTAATATAAACGAGGCAGGTATCGTCAATCTGATGGGATTTGGCGTAAAAGTCCTCCATGAGCTCTTTTAAAAAAGTGATTTTGGGAAATATTGATTTAAGCCTTTTATAATAAATAGTTTCTTCGTAAGGTGACTCAAAAATACCGTCGCTTGATATCAGCAGTTTGTTTTCTGTTTGAATGCTGTCGATGTGTGTTTGTTGCGTGTTTACTGTTATTGGATAATTGTTTGCCGGAATTATGTTTTTGGAAGAAAGTATCGGAGGATTCCCGAAATTGGAATAATAAATTTTGTCATCTTTTATATATACAAGCGTAGCGCACAGTATTTCATTGTCTAACAGGATGTTTTTAATATAGTTTACGAAATCGTTAACCAGTTTTTCGAAGTTAAAATCATTATATTCAATGGCTTTTTTTATTGAATGTTTTAAAAAGGACAATGCGTTAAATGATGTCAAAGAGGCACCTAACCCTTTACCCATGGCATCGATTACACCTATAAAATATTCGTTTTTTGAAAGTTTTTTGGTATGAATAGTATCACCCGTGAGCATATCTTTCGGAGCAAAAAAAGTTTCAAACAGGAAATTCTCGTCAAAAAACATTTCAAGTTCATTTTGCATTATTTTGTTCTGTTTTCTGTGTATTATCTGTTCCTGTTTTTCTTTATAGCTTAGAAGTTTTTTCAGCTCTTCTTTTTTTTGAAGCTCCTTTTTGACGAATTTTCTTATGGTCGTAATCATATTTAAAAGCGCTTTTAAATCTATAAGAGAAATATCTTTTGTAAAGAAGTTGTCATAACCGGTTTCGAGAGCTTGTTCTTTAAGATTCGGATCATTGTCGCCGGTAATCATTATTTTATATGTATATGGCAGATGATGGTTTATTTTTTCCAGGACTTTGAGTCCGTCTGTTTCTTTTAAATGATAATCTATAAAAACCACATCGGTATCAGTGTTTCCGTTTTCAAAAAAAGTGTAAAAAGAAGAAGGTTCGTTAAAAGTATATATATCAATATAGCCGAGTTTTTGCAGCTGTTTTTTGATATACGACAAGAAAACTTTGCTGTCGTCAAGTATTACGATTTTCATAGCGGCTCCAATTTAAAGGTGACATATTTTACCAAAGAATATTAATATGTTATAATTTCGATATCAAGTGTCTGGCACTGAAAATAAAAAAGTGACAGTCGGTTTTTATTACATAAGGAGAGATAATGGCAAGAAAACCAAGAGTTAACGATCCCGGATTTTATCATATAGTAAACAGAGGTGTTAACGGTGCAGAAATTTTTAACGAAAAAGAAGATTTTTTTAAATTTATGGAACTGATGCTTAAAACTAAATATGATTACAAAGTCGTTTTTCACGCTTTTACCATTCTTCCGAATCATTACCATATATTATTAGAAACGACGCTTCCGAATCTCAGTGAAGCTATGAGGTTTTTAAATTCGGCATATGCGGCCTGGTATAACTATAAAACAGGAAGAGTAGGGCATTTGTGGAAAGGAAGATTTGAAAGTTATATGATGTTTGACGACAACCACAGCTGGAAAGTTATAAAATATATAGAAAGAAACGCTTTGGTGTTAGGGCTTGTAGACGATATTAAAGATTACGAATACCAGTCAC
It contains:
- a CDS encoding methyl-accepting chemotaxis protein; this translates as MHSIVKDFNLKLLGINLLTSFILLLYTYFEYPGDFISTAFEHLIIAIVIQVAAYYLLKYYVINPIQEYISISKELSEGDGDLTKQISIKQHNEIKQAADYINKFISNVREVIIDIKNTSSIVSNNTKELENIVKQLKSTIHQTDVEASEISKISNTLAQHLDKTEASVASTTDTLIKTADFLENFSNSLIKTTDEIMKINSKEQELNNLLHNLNSQTEEIKNVLQIISSITEQTELLALNAAIEAARAGEHGRGFAVVADEVRKLAEESANSLVNIETIIKNITQTIDLTSNEINNNSEKMNVLASHTNEITTQLEQILQMNKDNILYAKDATKNVTIMAFEAKQLMTHTEKLTDISTQNVSIAKSISKITDMLKSAFSKLYKEVSRFKV
- a CDS encoding response regulator, producing the protein MKIVILDDSKVFLSYIKKQLQKLGYIDIYTFNEPSSFYTFFENGNTDTDVVFIDYHLKETDGLKVLEKINHHLPYTYKIMITGDNDPNLKEQALETGYDNFFTKDISLIDLKALLNMITTIRKFVKKELQKKEELKKLLSYKEKQEQIIHRKQNKIMQNELEMFFDENFLFETFFAPKDMLTGDTIHTKKLSKNEYFIGVIDAMGKGLGASLTSFNALSFLKHSIKKAIEYNDFNFEKLVNDFVNYIKNILLDNEILCATLVYIKDDKIYYSNFGNPPILSSKNIIPANNYPITVNTQQTHIDSIQTENKLLISSDGIFESPYEETIYYKRLKSIFPKITFLKELMEDFYAKSHQIDDTCLVYITKEKNGFQTLFEDTLELNKNAIDHFLEKLISQNIPLIEQIHLILHEILTNTYEYGILNIENKDIPKHKKKKLKNDENKKFFAKIKLSKNENWLKIEYEDTTKGFDVQTIKDAFYKKYHGRGIKIIKHLSYGLFFNENGTAIKIFLKVKQ
- a CDS encoding transposase; this encodes MARKPRVNDPGFYHIVNRGVNGAEIFNEKEDFFKFMELMLKTKYDYKVVFHAFTILPNHYHILLETTLPNLSEAMRFLNSAYAAWYNYKTGRVGHLWKGRFESYMMFDDNHSWKVIKYIERNALVLGLVDDIKDYEYQSLALRLKKNKFNEIIEGSMIFQKPLEEYIEWLNKPLEKFELEEIYNEPKIIKVDGELKVIRKKISDFFEEYEEKKDAIMAAKEAGYKYTEIARFLGVSNGYINKILKSEN